The genomic window GCGCCGCACGGTCACCCCGGGCGACTTCGCCGACGATCTCGGCGCCTGGCGCGGCAACGCGCTCGGCCTCGCGCATACGCTCGGGCAGAGTGCGGTCTTCCGGCCGCGCAATGCGTCGCGGCGCGTCGACGGCCTGTCGTACGTCGGCGCCTCCACGCTGCCGGGGATCGGCCTGCCGATGTGCCTCATCTCCGCCGAGCTGGTCGTCAAACGGCTCCGCGGCGACCGGTCGCCCGGTCCTCTCGCCGAACCTGCGAGAGTGTAGGCATGCCGGGTGTGTATCTCGCCGCGATCCTCGCCTCCGCCGCCGGCATCCTGCTGATCGATCGGCGGTGGCGGCTCGCCGCCTGGGCAGCGCCCGGTCGGACGCTCGCCGCCGTGGGCATCGGCACGGCGTTCTTCCTCGCCTGGGACGCGGTCGGGATCGCCACGGGCGTGTTCGTCAAGGGCGGCAGCCCGCTGCTGCTGGGCATCGATCTCGCGCCGCATCTCCCGCTCGAAGAGCCGGTCTTCCTGGCCTTCCTGAGCTATCTGGCGCTGGTCGCCTGGGCGGGCGTTCAGCGCCTGCTCGATCGCCGGTGGACGGATGCCGCGGCGTCGACGTCGGAGGCAGCCCGATGACATACCCGCTCATCGTCGTGCCCTTCCTCGCGATCACCGTGGTCCTCGTGCTGCTCACGGCGCGACGCCCGCGCTTCGCGCAGCGGATGACGGCGTCCGCCCTGGCCGCCGGCATCCTGGTGATCCTCACCGCCGTGTTCGACAACCTGATGATCGCCGCCGGCCTCTTCACCTATCCCGAGTCGCTCATCTCCGGGGTGCGGATCGGCCTGGCCCCGATCGAGGACTTCGCCTATCCGCTCTGCGCGGCGTTCCTCGTTCCCGCGGTGTTCACGCTGCTCCCGTCTCGCCCAAGGCGAGCGGAGGTGCGCTCATGACCGCCGCACCACCCCTCGGCACAGGGGCCGTCGTGCGACAGCTGTTCATCTCGTCGCGGCCGGTGAGCTGGATCAACACCGCCTACCCCTTCGCCGCCGCGTACCTGCTGACCGCACGTCAGATCGACGCGACCCTCATCATCGGCACGCTGTTCTTCCTCGTGCCGTACAACCTCGCCATGTACGGCATCAATGACGTCTTCGACTACGAGTCCGACCTGCGCAACCCGCGCAAGGGCGGGGCGCACGGGGCGGTGCTCGACCGGCGCCTGCACCGGGTGACGCTGTGGACGGCGGGGCTGCTGTGCCTGCCGTTCGTCGCCTACCTCGTCGTCGTCGGCTCCCCCGCGTCGTGGCTCGTGCTCGCGGCGAGCCTGTTCTTCGTGGTCTTCTACAGCGCGCCGCCGCTGCGCCTCAAGGAGCGGCCGTTCGCGGACTCGGTGACCAGCAGCATCCACTTCTTCTCCCCGGCCGTCTACGCGCTCGTGCTCGCCGGGGCGACGTGGACGCTGCCGCTCGTCGGGCTCATCGTCGCGTTCGCTCTCTGGGGGGTCGCCTCCCACGCGTTCGGTGCGGTGCAGGATGTCGTAGCCGACCGCGAAGCCGGCATCGCGTCGATCGCGACCGCGCGGGGCGCACGATGGACGGTCCGCTTCGCGCTCGGCTGCTACGCCGCGGCCGGCGTCGCCATGCTCGCGACGAGCTGGCCGGGCCCGCTGGCCGCGGTCCTCGTCGTGCCCTATCTCGCGACGGTCTGGCCCTACCGCTCGGTCCTCGATGCCGACGCGGCGACGGCAACGACGGGATGGCGGCGCTTCCTGTGGCTGAACCAGCTGTCGGGCTTCGCGGTGACGCTGCTGCTCATCTGGTACGCGATCCTCACCGCGTAGGACGACGGCGAAGGGCCGCCCATCTTCCGATGGGCGGCCCTTCGCTGATTCCGGTCTACTGTTCGCCGAGCTCGATGAGCCTCTCGATGGCGGTGGTGAGCCGGGCGTCGGCCTCGCCGTACGCGGCCCAGTCGCCCTGCTCGAGCGCGGTCTGCCGGTCGACCAGCGCCTGCTGCGCCTCCTGGAGCGCGGCCTGGTACTCGTCGGTGGGCTCAGCCGGCTCGGTCGGCTCGGTCGGCTCCGCGGACTCGGTCGGCCCGGGCGTCGGCTGCGGCGGCGGGGTCCCGCCCGGCGTGGGCTCGACGTCGGTGTCACCGGCGTCAGCACCCGAGTCGCCGCCGAACAGCGTGTCGAGCGCTTCGTTCAGCGTGTCCTCGAAGGCGATGTCCGTGCCGAACGACACCAGCACCTTCTGCAGCTTGGGCAGCTTCGTGGCGCCCGAGGACTGCACGAACACCGGCTGCACGTAGAGCAGGCCGCCGCCGACGGGGAGCGTGAGCAGGTTGCCCTTCAGCACGTCCGAGTCGCCCTGCTTCAGGATGTTCACGAACGACGACACCTCTGGTTGCGAGTCGAAGTCGTTCTGCACCTGGCCGGGTCCCGAGACCGGGGTGTCGGCGTCGATCACCAGCATGCGGAGCTTGCCGTAGTCCTCGCTCTTCACACCGGCCTCGGCCCCGGCGTTCGAGTTGACGGCGAGGTAGCCCATCAGCACGTTCCGCGCGTTGCCGCCCGTCGAGGACGGGATGAACGACGTGAACATCGAGTAGGTCGGCGCCTCTTCACCGGGCATCTGCATCGTGAGGTAGTACGGCGGCTGCAGTGCGGTGTCGTCCTGCGGGTCGTTCGGCGTCTGCCAGCGGTTGTCGCTCTGGTAGAACGACCGCGCGTCGTCGACGTGGTAGACGCCCAGGATCGTGCGCTGCACCTTGAACAGATCCGTCGGGTAGCGCACGTGGCTCATCAGGTCGGCCGACATCTCGCTGATCGGCTCGATCGTCGAGGGGTACACCTTCTGCCACGCCTGCAGGAGCGGGTCCTCCTCGTCCCACGCGTACAGCGTCACCGAGCCGTCATACGCGTCGACGGTCGCCTTGACCGAGTTGCGGATGTAGTTGATGTCGTCGAGCGCGAAGCGCGGCGCGGGGTTGCTGGAGTCCGAGATGGCGGAGGTGAGGCTGACCGTCGACGAGTAGGGGTAGTTCGCGCTCAGGGTGTAGCCGTCGATGATCCACACGATACGGCCGTCGACGACGCTCGGGTACGCGTCGTTGTCGAGCGTCAGATACGGCGCGACCTTCTGCACACGCTCACGCGGGTTGCGGTCGTAGAGGATCTGCGATTCTGAGTTGACGTAGTCCGAGAAGAGGATCTGCTCGGCCTGGAACTTCAGCGCGTACACCAGCCGGTTGAAGACGCTTCCGAGGCTGGGCCCGCCGTCGCCCTCGAAGGTGGTCTTCTGCTCGCCGGAGGCGGCGTCGCCGCCCTCGGGATAGTCCAGCTCCGCCGGCGGGGTGCCCTCGGGCGCGCCCACGATCGAGTACGGCGGCGAGGACTCGCCGAAGTAGACGCGCGGCTGGAAGTCGTCCTGGTCCGTGAGGAAGCCGCTGGCGGGGATGCCGCGCTCCAGGAAGACCGGATCGCCGTCGCCCGTGCGGTCGTTGCCCTTGGCCACCACGATCCCGTAGCCGTGGGTGTACACGACAGCCGAGTTCTGCCAGTCCGCCGCGTTGCCGAGCTGGTCGAGGTTGAGCTCGCGGACTGACACCACGGTGTCCTGCGACACGCCGTCCCGCTCGTAGCGGTCGACGTCGAGCGGGTCGGCGAACTGGTAGTACGACCGGTACTGCTCGAGCTGGCGCACGTTGGGCGAGATGATCGCCGGGTCCATGATGCGCACCTGCGCGGTCGTGGCGGCGTCGTCGCGCAGCTGGCCGGGCTCGGCATCCGTCACCGCGGCGAAGTCCTCCTGCGTGAGGCCGGAGACGCCGTATGCCTGGTGCGTCATATCGACGTTGCGCTGGTAGAACTCCTCTTCGAGCGAGAAGCGGTTCGGCTGCACCTGGAAGGTGTTGACGACCCACGGATAGCCGACGCCGACGACGATCGCCGACACCACCAGCAGCGCGGTCGCGATGAGCGGGTAGCGCCAGCGGCCGATGATGGCGGTGACGAAGAAGAGGATGGCGACGATGACCGCCACGATGGCGAGGATCGTCTGGCCGGGGATGATCGCGTTGACGCCGGTGTACCCGGGGCCGGTGATGCGGTCGTCCGCGCCGGACTCCACGAGCGTCTTGTAGCGGTCGAGCCAGAGGCTCGCCGCCTGCACCAGCAGGTAGAGGCCGGCGATCACCGCGAGCTGGATGCGCGCGGACTTCGAGATGCGCAGTTCGCGCTGGCCCACGCGCACCGAGCCGTACAGGTACGACACGAGTGCGGTGACGAGCAGGCAGATCAGCAGCACCGCCGAGGCGAACCCGATCAGCGAGCTCCAGAACGGCATCGCGAACATGTAGAAGCCGGTGTCGAGGTGGAACTCGGGATCGGTGGTGTCGGTGGCGACGCCGTTGAACCACAGCCACGTGGTCTCCCACTGCGCCGAGGCGGCGAAGCCGGCGAAGAAGCCGAAGAAGACCGGGATGCCCCACATCGCGAGCCGTCGCAGCGGCTCGACGACCTCCTGGTAGCGGTCGAGCTGCGAGCTCAGCCGTGCGTACACGGGTCGCAGGCGGTAGGCGAGCTGGATCGACAGCCACACCGGCACGGCCATCCCGAGGAAGCCGACCACGAACATGACCACACGGGCGATCCACTGCGTCAGCAGCACCTCGGTGAACCCGAGCTGGTCGAACCAGAGCCAGTCGGCGTACAGGCTCGCGAAGACGAAGAAGGCCACCACGAGCGCGGCGATGATCGCGAGGGTGATGGCGATGACGCGTCGGGTGCGGGAGGGTGTGGCCGGGGGCGGCGACGAGGTCGTGGTCACCGTCCCATCCTAGGCGGCGGATTCAGGGCGGCCGCCTTGTCCTCCCTGGGCGAACTCTCGGAATCGCGCAACGTTTGGGGCACGATCCCCCGCGTCACCCCGCGGTGCAGGTGGGCAGCGCGTCGAGGTCTCCGCCCTCTCGCACGCCGTCCAGCACGGCGAGCGCGTCGTCGAGGTCCTCGACCGAGAAGACCCGCAGGTCGCCGGGGATGTGGCCGACGACTTCGTCGCAGTTCGCTTCCGGCGCGAGGAACCATTCGGCTCCGGCATCCACCGCGCCCCACATCTTCTGTCGGATGCCGCCGATCGGGCCGACCTCGCCGTCCGCAGTGATGGTGCCGGTGCCGGCGACCTGCTCGCCGCCGTTCAGCTCGTCCGGAGTGAGAGTGTCGATGATCCCGAGAGCGAACATCATCCCCGCGCTCGGACCGCCCACGTTGTTGAGCTGGATCGTGACGTCGATCGGGAACTCGTAGTCGGTGGTGAGGTTGACACCCATGAGCCAGACGGTCTCGCCGTCCTCGCCTGTCTCCTCCTTCGGCGTCACCTCGACCGTCTGCTGCTCGCCGTCGCGCACGATCAGCAGCTCGACCGGGTCGCCCTCGCCCTCGTTGATGACCGAGCGCAGCGCCGACACGTCCGCGACCGCCTCGCCGTTCGCCTCGAGGATGAGGTCGCCCTCCTGCAGCACGCCCGCGGCCGCGGCGTCGTCGAGGACGGAGTGGACTGCCAGCGTCGCACCCACGTCATAGTCGAGCTCGGTGAGCGCGGCGGCGGTGGCCTCGTTCTGTGAGTTCACCATCATCTGGGCGCTCTCCGCGTTGCGGTCGTCCGTCGTCTGCCCCGCGGGGAAGATCGCTTCGATCGGGAGCACCGCCTTGCTCGGATCGAACCAGGCCATCGCGAGCTCGAACCACGAGGGCGTGCGCTCGCGGTTGCCCTGCACCTGCACCGTGAGGAGATCCAGCGAACCCTCGGTGGGATACGTCTGCGCTCCCTCGACCGAGATGAGCGGCACCTCCTCGCCATCCGCGTTCTCGGCGCTGCCGAGGGTGTTGTACACCGGCCCGGGCTGCTGGATGACGTACGACGTCGGCAGGAACGTGATGATCAGCAGCACGATCATCGCGACGGCGAGCGCCCACACGCCGGCGAGCGTGCGCCGCGACATCCGGGGTCGGGGAGCGGGCTCGATCGTCGTGTTCTCGTCGAACAGGGCCACGCGGGACCTCTCTTCCGTGCCTTCTCGATGGGTGCCGGGTCGTTCGCGACCGGCGTAAGGCGTTCGGGGTCCCTGCCGGGGAGTGCGTCGGATGCTGCGACTAGCGTAGAGCGCAACGTCATCGACCGGCTGAAAGGCGGCTGAAGTGGCAGACGACGACACTCCTGGCGACGGGCCCAGCCCCGAGGACGACTTCCAGGAGCTCATCCGGCGGCTGTTCGGGGGTTCCGCGGGCGACTTCGACCCCGAACAGCTCTCGCGCCTGTCCGGCATGAACATCGACCCGGCCATGATGCAGGCGGTCATGCGGCAGCTCCAAGGGGCGTTCGAGAACGCCGACGAGAGCGGCATCTCGTGGGAGATGGCGCAGCGCCAGGCGCTCCACATCGCCAACCAGGAGGGGCTCGGCGTCACGGCCGGCCAGCGCACCGACCTGGATCAGGCGTTCGCGCTGGCGACGCTGTGGCTCAGCGAGGCGACCACGATCTCGGACCTGCCCTCTCCCCCGGTGACCCTCACGCGCGGCGCCTGGGTCGAGGCCACCCTCCCGGTGTGGGAGGAGCTCGCCGCCCCGGTCGCGACCAGCATCGCCGACGCTCTGACGACGGCGCTGAGCGAGCAGGCCCCCGAGGACATGCAGGGTCTCGTCCAGGGAGCCGGTCGCCTCATGCGCACGGTCGGCGGGTCGCTCTTCGCGTCGCAGCTCGGCCAGGTGGTCGGCAACCTCTCCAAAGAGGTCGTGAGCGGCGGCGACGTCGGCATCCCGCTGATGCCCGACGGCGAGGCCGCGATCCTTCCTCAGAACTTCGCCGACTTCGGGCGCGACCTCGAGGTCCCCGACGACCAGCTCGCCCTGTACGCGGCCACCCGCGAGCTCGCGCACGCCCGGCTGTTCCGCCACGCGCGATGGCTGCGTCTGCACGTCATCTCGCAGGTCACCGACTTCGCGCGCGGCGTGCACGTCGACACCGATGCGCTCGAAGACCTCGCCACGCGCTTCGATCCGTCCGAACCCGAAGAGCTCCGCAAGGCGATCGAGAGCGGCGCGCTGCTTCCGGCGCGCTCGGAGGCGCAGGACGCCGCGCTCGCGAGACTCGAGAATCTGCTCGCCACGGTGGAGGGCTGGGTCGAAGTCGTCACCGAGGACGCGACTTCGCGCCTTCCCTCGGCGCAGCGGATCGCCGAGGCGGTGCGACGCCGTCGGGCGGTCGGCGGTCCGGCGGAGCGCGCGCTGGGCTCGCTGGTGGGCCTCGAGATCCGGCCCCGCCGCATGCGCGAAGCCGCGGCGATGTGGCGTGCCGTGACGGATGCCGTGGGCCCGGCCGCACGCGATTCGCTGTGGGACTATCCCGACCTCATGCCCGCCCCCTCCGACATCGACGACCCTGCGGCGCTCGTCGCTCGGCTCGAGGCCCGGGCACGGGGCGAGGAGCCGGTCCGCGACGAGATGGACGATGCGCTCGCGCGGTTGCTCGCAGGTGAGGACTCGTCGGCACCGAAGGACGAGAGCGGACCCGAGGACCAGACGCCGGAGGAGGACGACGACGACGGGAGCGGCGCTCCCGGCGATCATCGACCGGTCTGACGCGACCGGGCACGGTGCCGCCTCCTCCCCAGGTTGCCGATCCCGCCCGAACGGCCTCGCGTCTGTGGATACCGCCGGTGGACGACCGCCCGTGCGGAAGGATCGGGCGCATGCTGCGACTCGACCCCGCGTTTCCTCCGGTGTGGCGGACCGACACCGCGCTCCAGTTCGGCTCGGAGCCGGTCGCGATCCTCGAGGATCCGCAGCCGTGGCAGCAGCGCGTCCTCCGCGAGCTCGAACGCGGCGTCCCGGACGGCGCGTTCGTCCCCTTCGCGCAGGCTCTCGGCGCTCCTGACGCCGCCGCCGCCACCCGGTTCCTCGCGCGCATCCGCCGTGCGCTGACGACGGATGCCGCGGCCACCCGCCGCGTCGTGCTGCACTGCGCGTCGGACGTGCCCGAGCACCATCGCGATGCGGTCGGCACGGGACTCGCCGCGGCGGGCTTCGACGTCGACACGGCGCACCGCTTCGATCCGGTCGGCGGCGCGGACCCGGATGCCGCCGCCGTGGTGTTCGTCGTGCACCGGCTGGTCGCACCCGGCGCCGTCGCGGGGCTCATGGGGGCGGACATCCCTCACGTGCCGGTGACGCTGACCGGCTCGGGAGCCGAGATCGGGCCGTTCGTGGAGCCGGGACGCACCGCGTGCCTGGCATGCATCGCCGCTCGACGTCGCGACGACGACCCGTCGTGGCCGGCCGTCGCCGCGCAGCTGCTCGGGCGAGCGGTCGACAGCGAGCCCGCGGTGCTGTGGGAGGCCGGCATCGTCGCCGGACGACTCATCGCTGAGCGCGCGCGGAACCCCTCGGCGCCCCGGACGCGGTCGGTGGCGCTGCGCGCCGGCTCCCTGCACCGGAACGTGCGATCGCACCGCCCGCACGCAGAGTGCCGCTGCCGATCTCTCGCAGGAACCGCGACGGCTGCCGCTCCCGTACGCCTCGAGACCACGTCAGCGACAGCGTTCGCCCGGCCCGCGTGATGCCGACGTACGCGAGGCGCCGCTCCTCGTCCACCTGCTCGAAGGTCGTCGCGTACGAGATCGGCAGAAGGCCCTCCGCCACGCCGATGAGGTGGACGTGCTCCCACTCCAGCCCCTTCGCCGCGTGCAGCGTCGCCAGGGTCACCGTGCGCATCGCCGGCTCGTCGTGCACCTTCGCCCTCGCCGTGAGTTCGTCGGTGAACGCCCGCAGCGTGGTGCCCGCCGGCGCCTCCTGGGCGAGCCGCAGGATGGCGGCGCGGGCCTCCCACGCATCGCGCAGCGCGCCGCCGGCTTCGGGAGGCTCGTCCGTGAGGCCGCGTGAGCGCAGGATGTCACGCACCGTGTCGACGAATCCGCTCTCGATCGGAGCGACCGATGCCGCGCGCAGCTCCATGACCGCCTGGCGCACCTCGGGCATGTCGAAGAAGCGCCGACCGCCGAGCACCGTCGTCGCGATGCCCGCGTCGGCGAGCGCAGCGACCAGCTCGGCGGACTGGGCGTGCGCCCGGTAGAGCACCGCGATGTGGCGCGGATCGGCGCCGGCGGCGATCTGCGCCCCGATGCGGGCCGCT from Microbacterium sp. ProA8 includes these protein-coding regions:
- a CDS encoding lycopene cyclase domain-containing protein gives rise to the protein MPGVYLAAILASAAGILLIDRRWRLAAWAAPGRTLAAVGIGTAFFLAWDAVGIATGVFVKGGSPLLLGIDLAPHLPLEEPVFLAFLSYLALVAWAGVQRLLDRRWTDAAASTSEAAR
- a CDS encoding lycopene cyclase domain-containing protein, translated to MTYPLIVVPFLAITVVLVLLTARRPRFAQRMTASALAAGILVILTAVFDNLMIAAGLFTYPESLISGVRIGLAPIEDFAYPLCAAFLVPAVFTLLPSRPRRAEVRS
- a CDS encoding prenyltransferase, whose product is MTAAPPLGTGAVVRQLFISSRPVSWINTAYPFAAAYLLTARQIDATLIIGTLFFLVPYNLAMYGINDVFDYESDLRNPRKGGAHGAVLDRRLHRVTLWTAGLLCLPFVAYLVVVGSPASWLVLAASLFFVVFYSAPPLRLKERPFADSVTSSIHFFSPAVYALVLAGATWTLPLVGLIVAFALWGVASHAFGAVQDVVADREAGIASIATARGARWTVRFALGCYAAAGVAMLATSWPGPLAAVLVVPYLATVWPYRSVLDADAATATTGWRRFLWLNQLSGFAVTLLLIWYAILTA
- a CDS encoding UPF0182 family protein yields the protein MTTTSSPPPATPSRTRRVIAITLAIIAALVVAFFVFASLYADWLWFDQLGFTEVLLTQWIARVVMFVVGFLGMAVPVWLSIQLAYRLRPVYARLSSQLDRYQEVVEPLRRLAMWGIPVFFGFFAGFAASAQWETTWLWFNGVATDTTDPEFHLDTGFYMFAMPFWSSLIGFASAVLLICLLVTALVSYLYGSVRVGQRELRISKSARIQLAVIAGLYLLVQAASLWLDRYKTLVESGADDRITGPGYTGVNAIIPGQTILAIVAVIVAILFFVTAIIGRWRYPLIATALLVVSAIVVGVGYPWVVNTFQVQPNRFSLEEEFYQRNVDMTHQAYGVSGLTQEDFAAVTDAEPGQLRDDAATTAQVRIMDPAIISPNVRQLEQYRSYYQFADPLDVDRYERDGVSQDTVVSVRELNLDQLGNAADWQNSAVVYTHGYGIVVAKGNDRTGDGDPVFLERGIPASGFLTDQDDFQPRVYFGESSPPYSIVGAPEGTPPAELDYPEGGDAASGEQKTTFEGDGGPSLGSVFNRLVYALKFQAEQILFSDYVNSESQILYDRNPRERVQKVAPYLTLDNDAYPSVVDGRIVWIIDGYTLSANYPYSSTVSLTSAISDSSNPAPRFALDDINYIRNSVKATVDAYDGSVTLYAWDEEDPLLQAWQKVYPSTIEPISEMSADLMSHVRYPTDLFKVQRTILGVYHVDDARSFYQSDNRWQTPNDPQDDTALQPPYYLTMQMPGEEAPTYSMFTSFIPSSTGGNARNVLMGYLAVNSNAGAEAGVKSEDYGKLRMLVIDADTPVSGPGQVQNDFDSQPEVSSFVNILKQGDSDVLKGNLLTLPVGGGLLYVQPVFVQSSGATKLPKLQKVLVSFGTDIAFEDTLNEALDTLFGGDSGADAGDTDVEPTPGGTPPPQPTPGPTESAEPTEPTEPAEPTDEYQAALQEAQQALVDRQTALEQGDWAAYGEADARLTTAIERLIELGEQ
- a CDS encoding S16 family serine protease, producing the protein MALFDENTTIEPAPRPRMSRRTLAGVWALAVAMIVLLIITFLPTSYVIQQPGPVYNTLGSAENADGEEVPLISVEGAQTYPTEGSLDLLTVQVQGNRERTPSWFELAMAWFDPSKAVLPIEAIFPAGQTTDDRNAESAQMMVNSQNEATAAALTELDYDVGATLAVHSVLDDAAAAGVLQEGDLILEANGEAVADVSALRSVINEGEGDPVELLIVRDGEQQTVEVTPKEETGEDGETVWLMGVNLTTDYEFPIDVTIQLNNVGGPSAGMMFALGIIDTLTPDELNGGEQVAGTGTITADGEVGPIGGIRQKMWGAVDAGAEWFLAPEANCDEVVGHIPGDLRVFSVEDLDDALAVLDGVREGGDLDALPTCTAG
- a CDS encoding zinc-dependent metalloprotease, yielding MADDDTPGDGPSPEDDFQELIRRLFGGSAGDFDPEQLSRLSGMNIDPAMMQAVMRQLQGAFENADESGISWEMAQRQALHIANQEGLGVTAGQRTDLDQAFALATLWLSEATTISDLPSPPVTLTRGAWVEATLPVWEELAAPVATSIADALTTALSEQAPEDMQGLVQGAGRLMRTVGGSLFASQLGQVVGNLSKEVVSGGDVGIPLMPDGEAAILPQNFADFGRDLEVPDDQLALYAATRELAHARLFRHARWLRLHVISQVTDFARGVHVDTDALEDLATRFDPSEPEELRKAIESGALLPARSEAQDAALARLENLLATVEGWVEVVTEDATSRLPSAQRIAEAVRRRRAVGGPAERALGSLVGLEIRPRRMREAAAMWRAVTDAVGPAARDSLWDYPDLMPAPSDIDDPAALVARLEARARGEEPVRDEMDDALARLLAGEDSSAPKDESGPEDQTPEEDDDDGSGAPGDHRPV